In Eupeodes corollae chromosome 3, idEupCoro1.1, whole genome shotgun sequence, a single genomic region encodes these proteins:
- the LOC129949011 gene encoding uncharacterized protein LOC129949011 isoform X4 → MLDHQSKSIPKAFLLAEDQLQKPFLPMVATIRTRSLKSMKITKECFGAECTRIGGKRKNFQMLLSAELCGHREKNQVLIPQAVARAVTAQDVVPGAKIFQQHRQQLHRRHPYRRQVVPSAIVLDQRLLLRRQRVRLLPSKAALAAVWAQMSPPANLGFGHSNLRTTPPIHQQSLHKRSLSFNHHLSYNQYHTPTQHPPHHQHLPPLSQQNHLLGLGHKSNLVQTSNSISKMTNTAAMGAAAGAVPVASHQGMVPSGRIGSIKANWSITNLRPAPPLRPNLLNNQTSTTGGSSNALSSYCNSRKNQPNFEEDALVLRVIEAYCAAYQNNARNTIHSALQPWTPCLPIRGGKLKTSKPFSTSNPQLPFLCNSGGTSYTNSAAQAQQNSTNSLNSSYIWREASPNNFNMYSTSVSSLNTAYRYSLSGTCGVNQNNTPSPAEYRAMSEERATRKTLNRFKTGSGYDNIFMTPLLPRKNKQQLKNFKNAYQTHQRTPPPLSRNHSAEEKQAEKYPSPGLYDRRLNRSFETPQQGYMKQSTLRRSTPHLAGDDGATDTDSQRHSATWCCGNFVMKQWRKINNY, encoded by the exons ATGCTCGACCACCAGTCCAAATCCATACCAAAAGCATTTTTATTGGCAGAAGACCAATTACAGAAACCTTTCCTACCAATGGTAGCGACAATCAGGACGAGGTCActgaaatcgatgaagataACCAAGGAATGTTTCGGAGCGGAATGTACGCGCATTGgtggaaaaaggaaaaacttcCAAATGCTGTTATCCGCGGAATTGTGCGGGCACAGAGAAAAGAACCAAGTATTGATTCCGCAGGCAGTTGCTCGTGCTGTTACGGCACAAGATGTTGTTCCAGGTGCCAAGATTTTTCAGCAACACCGACAACAGCTTCATCGTCGTCATCCTTATCGGCGGCAGGTTGTCCCATCTGCAATAGTGCTCGATCAGCGTTTGTTGCTGCGACGACAGCGAGTGCGTCTGCTGCCGTCGAAGGCGGCTTTGGCAGCAGTTTGGGCTCAG atGTCACCGCCAGCCAACTTGGGATTCGGTCATTCGAATCTGCGAACAACACCTCCAATACATCAACAGTCACTACACAAACGGAGCCTGTCCTTCAATCATCATCTGAGCTACAATCAATATCACACTCCCACTCAGCATCCACCTCATCATCAACATCTACCCCCTCTAAGTCAGCAAAATCATCTTCTGGGCCTCGGCCACAAATCAAATTTAGTCCAGACATCGAACAGTATTTCCAAGATGACAAATACGGCCGCTATGGGGGCGGCAGCCGGAGCAGTCCCGGTGGCAAGTCATCAGGGAATGGTGCCAAGCGGAAGGATCGGAAGCATAaaag ctaACTGGAGCATAACGAACCTTCGGCCGGCACCACCACTTCGTCCAAATTTGCTTAACAATCAGACATCAACGACTGGTGGTAGCTCAAACGCCTTATCTAGCTATTGCAACAGTCGTAAAAATCAACCAAATTTTGAAGAGGATGCACTTGTATTACGTGTCATTGAAGCTTATTGTGCTGCCTACCAAAACAATGCAAGGAACACCATTCACTCAG CCCTACAACCCTGGACACCATGTTTGCCCATACGAGGAGGAAAATTGAAAACCAGTAAACCATTTTCCACCTCCAACCCACAGCTGCCATTTCTCTGCAACAGCGGTGGCACTTCTTATACAAATTCAGCCGCGCAGGCCCAACAAAATTCTACCAATAGTCTGAACTCGTCGTACATTTGGCGCGAGGCTAgtccaaataattttaacatgTATTCGACGTCGGTATCGTCGCTGAATACTGCTTATCGGTACTCGCTGAGCGGCACATGCGGAGTCAATCAAAATAACACTCCCTCACCGGCTGAATACAGAGCCATGTCAGAGGAGCGTGCCACAAGAAAGACGCTGAATAGGTTCAAAACTGGCTCGGGATATGACAATATATTCATGACACCACTGTTGCCCCGAAAGAATAAGCAacagttgaaaaattttaagaatgccTATCAAACGCACCAACGCACTCCACCACCGCTAAGTCGAAATCATTCCGCTGAGGAGAAACAAGCTGAAAAATACCCCTCGCCGGGACTCTACGACAGAAGACTGAATCGATCCTTCGAGACACCACAACAGGGTTATATGAAACAATCAACACTGCGTAGAAGTACACCACACTTGGCCGGAGATGATGGTGCAACCGATACCGATAGTCAGCGGCATTCAGCAACATGGTGTTGTGGAAATTTCGTTATGAAACAGTGGCggaaaataaacaattactga